A window of the Schlesneria paludicola DSM 18645 genome harbors these coding sequences:
- a CDS encoding dienelactone hydrolase family protein has protein sequence MHRFLVCFVLSTATTFASDVSWLTDVQRPPATLPAPFRTLSPLLSDADLQAADALSRWKRRRVELLQAWHDVLGPMPKRPKSVAIETLRTEQLQGLTRKLIRYENEPGLFLEAYLLQPVQGASLTRHAGLVALHATTNDTIEPIAGVKGDDAEQLGLKLARQGFVVVCPRNFLWQDATSLNDAVAKFRERYPRTLGMHKMLYDAQRATDILAALPDVDRQRLGAVGHSLGAKEVLYLTAFDDRIAAAVSSEGGIAFNSTNWNAPWYLGPVINSDDFPRNHQELLALIAPRPFLVLGGESGPGAADGDRSWPYLAAAQPIYELYGRTVRLGLLNHREGHAISPKSFDQLAEWLRVYLNVPSP, from the coding sequence ATGCATCGATTCCTCGTCTGCTTCGTCTTGTCGACCGCAACCACATTCGCTTCCGATGTGTCCTGGCTTACGGATGTTCAACGTCCTCCTGCGACCCTGCCCGCACCTTTTCGAACGCTGAGTCCACTTCTTTCGGACGCGGATCTTCAAGCGGCCGATGCCTTGTCCCGTTGGAAGCGGCGCCGTGTTGAGTTGCTTCAAGCCTGGCATGATGTTCTCGGTCCCATGCCAAAACGGCCGAAATCGGTGGCCATCGAAACGTTGCGAACCGAGCAACTTCAGGGTTTGACGCGGAAGCTGATTCGGTATGAAAACGAGCCCGGTCTGTTCCTCGAAGCGTATCTCTTACAGCCGGTTCAAGGGGCATCACTGACTCGCCATGCGGGGCTTGTCGCGCTGCACGCCACGACCAATGACACGATCGAACCGATCGCCGGCGTTAAAGGCGATGATGCTGAACAACTGGGCCTGAAGCTCGCGCGGCAGGGGTTCGTGGTGGTCTGTCCACGGAACTTTCTCTGGCAGGACGCAACCAGCCTCAATGACGCCGTCGCCAAGTTCCGCGAGCGCTACCCAAGAACACTCGGCATGCACAAGATGCTCTACGATGCCCAGCGTGCGACCGACATTCTTGCCGCACTTCCAGACGTTGACCGGCAGCGCCTTGGGGCCGTTGGTCATTCACTTGGTGCGAAGGAAGTGTTGTACCTCACGGCGTTCGACGATCGCATTGCAGCAGCCGTTTCAAGCGAAGGGGGCATTGCATTCAATTCCACGAATTGGAATGCGCCATGGTATCTCGGCCCGGTCATCAATTCTGATGATTTTCCCCGCAACCATCAGGAGTTGCTGGCTCTGATCGCGCCCCGCCCATTTCTCGTTCTCGGTGGGGAATCCGGTCCTGGAGCCGCGGACGGGGATCGTTCTTGGCCGTATCTTGCCGCGGCTCAACCGATCTATGAACTCTATGGCCGCACGGTTCGGCTTGGTCTTCTCAATCACCGCGAAGGTCATGCGATCTCGCCGAAAAGCTTTGATCAGCTGGCAGAGTGGTTGAGAGTGTATTTGAATGTTCCGTCTCCATGA
- a CDS encoding Hsp70 family protein, with protein MPAKYVIGIDLGTTNSALAYAPLGVDKPEVQLLPIPQLVAPGMVENRQLLPSFLYLASKHEGSTGAYDIPWAQGRDFAVGEMALRQSAELPDRTVSAAKSWLCHSRVDRHQAILPWNAGDDIPKVSPVTASRRYLEHLIAAWETAHPDALMADQQVILTVPASFDASARELTREAASAAGLPDAMILLEEPQSAVYAWLTTIGERWRKVLKVNDTLLVCDVGGGTTDLTLVRVTEEEGELTLKRVAVGNHLLVGGDNMDLALAHHVAGLFAKKGVNLDPWQSVSLWHSCRQAKEVLLTADGPKKHPISVLGRGSKLIGGTVTVDVAKEVTLQLLADGFFPACKVEDKPARNRASGFQEVGLPYEADAAITKHLASFLQSHGSDEGPARPTHVLFNGGVFKADPFRTRLLDALKSWFPEQPPQILEGVHDLDHAVARGAAYYGWAKEKGGVRIRGGTARSYYIGIETAGLAIPGAPRPLRALCVVPFGMEEGTEVEVPSDAIGLIVGQPAHFRFFSSATRKDDSPGVRLQRWTDDEIVETDSLEATLAKDDAIDDHYVPVQFHTRLTELGVLELWCVSTRGSGRWKLEFSVREDVEGQ; from the coding sequence ATGCCCGCCAAATACGTCATCGGAATCGACTTGGGAACCACCAACAGCGCGTTGGCGTACGCACCCCTGGGTGTCGACAAGCCCGAGGTCCAACTGTTGCCCATTCCGCAACTGGTGGCACCTGGAATGGTGGAGAATCGCCAACTACTTCCTTCGTTCTTGTATCTGGCGAGCAAGCACGAAGGATCAACGGGGGCCTATGACATTCCCTGGGCGCAGGGACGGGATTTCGCCGTCGGTGAAATGGCGCTGCGTCAATCGGCCGAACTTCCTGATCGCACGGTGAGTGCCGCGAAATCCTGGCTATGCCATAGTCGTGTTGACCGGCATCAGGCGATCCTACCCTGGAACGCGGGCGACGACATTCCCAAGGTTTCGCCCGTAACAGCATCGCGGCGGTATCTCGAACATCTGATCGCCGCCTGGGAGACCGCTCATCCCGACGCCTTAATGGCCGATCAGCAGGTCATTCTGACGGTTCCCGCGTCGTTCGATGCGAGTGCCCGGGAATTGACCCGAGAAGCGGCATCCGCGGCGGGGCTACCCGATGCGATGATCCTTTTAGAAGAACCGCAATCTGCTGTTTACGCCTGGTTGACGACGATCGGGGAACGCTGGCGCAAAGTTTTAAAGGTCAACGACACACTGCTCGTGTGTGATGTTGGCGGTGGCACGACCGACCTGACCTTGGTGCGAGTGACTGAAGAAGAAGGCGAACTGACGCTGAAACGCGTTGCGGTGGGAAACCACCTGCTCGTCGGTGGCGACAACATGGACCTGGCACTGGCTCACCATGTCGCGGGATTGTTTGCCAAAAAGGGAGTCAACCTCGATCCGTGGCAATCAGTATCACTCTGGCACTCGTGCCGTCAGGCTAAAGAAGTGCTGCTCACCGCCGATGGGCCAAAGAAGCATCCAATCTCGGTTTTGGGTCGTGGTAGCAAACTGATTGGCGGGACAGTCACCGTCGACGTGGCAAAAGAAGTCACCCTGCAGTTACTGGCCGATGGCTTTTTTCCCGCCTGCAAAGTGGAAGACAAGCCCGCTCGCAATCGAGCGTCTGGATTCCAGGAAGTTGGTTTGCCTTACGAGGCCGATGCCGCAATCACCAAACATCTTGCCTCATTCTTGCAGAGCCACGGCAGCGATGAAGGGCCCGCTCGGCCGACGCATGTGCTGTTTAATGGTGGCGTGTTCAAAGCCGATCCGTTTCGAACCCGGCTGCTCGACGCGTTGAAATCCTGGTTCCCTGAACAGCCGCCTCAGATCCTGGAAGGTGTCCACGATCTCGACCATGCGGTTGCTCGTGGCGCGGCCTACTACGGCTGGGCCAAGGAAAAAGGCGGGGTACGGATCAGAGGTGGAACGGCGCGCAGTTACTACATTGGGATCGAAACCGCGGGGTTGGCAATTCCCGGTGCGCCACGGCCCCTGCGTGCCCTGTGCGTTGTCCCGTTTGGGATGGAAGAGGGTACGGAAGTCGAAGTTCCGTCCGACGCCATTGGATTGATCGTTGGACAACCCGCGCATTTCCGCTTCTTCAGTTCCGCCACACGAAAAGACGATTCCCCCGGTGTCCGATTGCAACGCTGGACGGACGATGAAATTGTGGAAACCGATTCACTTGAAGCAACGCTGGCCAAAGACGACGCCATCGATGATCACTACGTTCCGGTCCAGTTCCATACGCGGCTAACGGAACTGGGGGTCTTGGAACTGTGGTGCGTCAGCACACGTGGAAGCGGTCGTTGGAAACTGGAATTCAGTGTCCGCGAAGACGTCGAAGGTCAATGA
- a CDS encoding SDR family NAD(P)-dependent oxidoreductase yields the protein MRLKGKNALVTGASRGIGRGCALEMARAGANVAINYYSHPDEAEEVAKEVRSLGGKAIILQGDVSNRVRVEEMVDETVKAFGSIDLFVSNAVYSDRQLMIEADLAGFERTINVGMWGAFYGLRAAAIQMVKQKSGGSIAIISSPHAILAIPSSMAYNMAKAAIDHMARTAAIELAEHKIRVNIVHPGWIDTPGERKFFTEEQLVEGAKTLPWKRLGRPEEIGKGVVYMLSDDADYMTGSTLAIEGGVGLPWWSNRDEGAM from the coding sequence ATGAGACTCAAAGGTAAGAATGCGTTGGTGACTGGGGCTTCACGCGGGATTGGACGCGGTTGCGCCCTGGAAATGGCACGCGCGGGTGCAAACGTGGCGATCAACTACTACTCACATCCGGATGAAGCAGAAGAGGTCGCGAAGGAAGTCCGGTCACTCGGCGGCAAGGCCATCATCCTGCAAGGTGACGTTTCGAATCGCGTTCGCGTCGAAGAGATGGTCGACGAAACCGTCAAGGCGTTCGGATCGATTGACCTGTTTGTTTCCAACGCCGTCTACAGCGATCGCCAACTGATGATCGAAGCCGATCTCGCTGGGTTCGAACGCACGATCAATGTTGGCATGTGGGGTGCGTTCTACGGACTGCGAGCCGCGGCCATCCAGATGGTCAAGCAGAAGAGCGGTGGCTCGATCGCCATTATCAGCTCGCCCCATGCGATTCTCGCGATTCCCAGTTCGATGGCCTACAACATGGCGAAGGCGGCAATCGATCACATGGCACGCACCGCCGCCATTGAATTGGCCGAACACAAGATTCGCGTGAATATCGTCCATCCCGGCTGGATCGATACGCCAGGCGAACGCAAGTTCTTCACTGAAGAGCAACTCGTCGAAGGCGCGAAGACGCTGCCTTGGAAGCGTTTGGGGCGTCCCGAAGAAATCGGCAAGGGTGTTGTTTACATGCTGAGCGACGATGCGGACTATATGACGGGAAGCACGCTGGCCATCGAAGGGGGCGTCGGCCTTCCTTGGTGGTCGAATCGTGACGAGGGGGCCATGTAG